The following nucleotide sequence is from Trifolium pratense cultivar HEN17-A07 linkage group LG2, ARS_RC_1.1, whole genome shotgun sequence.
CACCGCCACACTCACTCtctctacccaaaaaaaaaaaaaaaatcccataaTCCTACATTCTAcattaaaaacacaaaattaaagTGAACATTTAATCTTAAACATAGTTTGAACTATTATAAGcttataaactaaaaatagCAAGAGAAAATGCGATACATGTGAAGCACAGACATTCCTCGGATTAGGGTGTCCCATGTCAGACACGAGCTGTGTCATGTCTATAATTACATGtcatttattcaaattattattatcgGGTGTGGACATTTCAGTAGTGTCTGTGTGTCCGAACCCAattctcaaaataaaataaaataaaaatagaaagagtAGCTAGTATAGTACCTGAACATTGGGTGAATCAAAATTCATGACCCGGATCTTAGCACCAACATCACCCAAAACCCGAAGTTCAACCCGATCATTCAAGGAAGCATCTCTAATCAAATCAGCAGCATCAGCTTGTAACAAATTAACCCTGTCAACACCAATTGTAGCAACAACTTGTCTCATAGTATGAGCTTCTTGATAAAATCCAGGCACTGAAGCTTTCCCTAACGGAATTCCACGGTACATCACAGTAAACCTGGACTCTCCGTACTTGATCCCTACTTTGTTCGGATTACTCGCTGTGAATAGAAGACGAATCGTTAGGGAAAGTGATGCTGTTGTTCCGGTAGGGTTGTTTGGTGTGATTCCGACGTATTGAACGCCGACTGATTGAAGATCGAATTGTGGTTTTTTTGGTTTGACAGCGAGGAGAATGATGAGGACGATTGCGAGGACGAGAAGTGCCAGgaatgataagaggaggaagaggCAGCAACAACAGCCTTTCAAGGAGGCGGAGGAGGATGAACGTGCTGGTGTTCTTGGGTAGTATTGtggatgttgttgttgttgttgttggtggtagCCGTTTGAATAGGaggatggtggtggtggtggtctTAGTCTCTGTTCACCGCCGCCGTTTGGTTGCGGATGTGGTGGTTGATGGCCTCtagttgtcattttttttttttagtgaattttACTATTTCTGGGATTCAAAGAATGAGTGTGATGTGAGAGAGTGTGAGGAGAATGAAGACTGAATTTGACATGAAATAAGACTTTTTATTATTGCTTCTCAAAGTAAATGATACCGTAGAAAACTTTCTGAAAAGAGTTCAAATGATTATTCATATTAATGATATATCATCTAGATCTATAGACGTAATTTGATTTTACTATATAGAAAGGATTAATAACACAAGTTATTGTCCGTGTATCCTTTCTTTCATatgtaattatcttatatatatattttcatatatttgaatccaataaaattataaactaaTATGAAATTAGTTTAtgacatttttataatttataaatggacagttttttaatattatttttattattttttaggtttgttTGGTTCGAAGTAGATGAAGAGAATGAGAGGTGGGAGAATATTTTTAGTTAGATGTCAAAAtcatcattcttttttttttcccctttttttttatgtttgcaacattctaattttttttttcaaataatttttttcttttaaaagtaTATACGTAACAAAATGATTTGAAAAAAAGAATGttgtaaaggaaaaaaaagaataattttgatatttaactaaaaatattctCTCAGCTCCCCTCCCTTCCATCTACTTCGAACTAAACAGACTCTTAGAGACCGAATTGAGTTGAAAGAAAATTATGAGTAGCAAAATGGGTGTTGCAGTTTTAATCGGAACttgaattttttattcttaaaatgaaGATTTTTTACCCCtaaaaatgatgattttttttttatctcagttataaatttttatgataCATTAggtttgtaaaaataaaatcactctTCTCAAcaaattttgcttaaaaaaacatGCATGTGACATTTTATTACTCACATAGACATGTTATTTGTCACTTTCCATTATCTATGCActtctttttcatttaaatataaactttcaaataaaaaaaatcttatataatttgagtatttaattttttaaaataatatcttcattcaataaatatgatttaattcaccaaaataattatatgaacTGTTGTTCATCTACTGTGATGAATGAGCACATAAATGTTACTCATCTCTTCTAGTTGCACAATAGTAGTTGTGGCTACAATCACATAATCTAATATAAATGACAACAATACAATATGAGTATAATTTAAAGACCAATAGTACAaatataaggataaaaaaaaaattgatgcaaAAACACAATTgtgattaaatttaatattaatatcaatttttacATTTAATCTTATATATTTAAGAAATACAGCGTGTTCCGTAAACTTAATTCAATTggtaaaaatatcatattttatatgcaaaaaaCGTGGTTCGAATTTTGAGTACTCCGTTTATCTATTTTACGGATGAAATTTTACCCATCAGACtattaaaaaaacacataatgCCAAATAATATATTCAATTGGCAATTAACTTGGGATTTTTGGAAATTAAAGTTGCTATGTACTTTTTAACAAGATGACTGTAATTGTTTCTCAAAAAGGATGAGTGACATTAACCGAAACCAAAAGCATGTTGTCTTAGATAAACTTCACGCTACACCCACGTTAGAAAAATACTCTGACATCTTCGTATATCTCATCTCATTGCGTTGTTATGTACAAAGCATCCATGTCATTGACGTCAAGACCAATCCTCAAAGGATGAACAATGTATGTATTATGTTgtcctaaagttttttttttttttgaaaagatatTATCCTAAAGCTAAAGGCATACAGTATGGAGtaccattttttttacaattatattttttttttgaacaagtttttTACAATTATATTAAGGAGGAAGACGTACCAATGTGAAGGGAGTTTATACCTCTAATCTCCATGGTCGTATGGAAAATGTTAAGGACGATCCATCTTTTTTACTAGCAATTTGGATCATAGAATTTGTTACTATTGGGTGCATATCTTGGGCTACTTTGCTTTCTAATCCCCCTTACGTTCTCCAAAACCtccctaatttttatttttcctttttcaattttacctcatccaaattttgaaatttggaCGGTATTTTCTGGACCATAGGGTGCGGACaattatgaaaattgaaaagtctaacattgataaaaaataaatagctATTGATTATAGTTTAGCTACGGTTGCACCaagacaaaatattttattagaatttttACACATTCAAATCTGAAAAATACATTTTAGTTGTGAATAATAGTTATCGTAAGATTTAAGTTCTCGCACTTTAATTTTTAGAAGCTATAATGTCTAACTTCTAATCCACGGAcattttagtgtttttgttaacacacttatttatatttatcttctttttttttttttttacaataatatacTGGTATAAAACTTGAAAGGAGTGTTGAAAGTTTGAATCTCAGTTGAGAGAGATGTTTGCATTTTGTGGACACGCAAacaaattttgaatttcaacTGACATACGCTCACATTTCGTGTATGAAAGtatctatgaaaaaaaaaacaaaaatataatgatattttATACACggtatattataatttattgcagtgaaattttattatttacaagAGTGCCTTATACTATTCTTCTAAACTCGATTACTCGCtttaagatgtttttttttttttttacggtttttAAGATGTTCATTTTATATACAGAGACTTTAGGCATTTTTGAAGTTCATATCATACTAAAGAATGTATTCTATAttctatataaaatataattcaaatttttctgTGAAGTGGATCATTTTATGATACTTTAttgaattaattattaattaaagccAACAAGCCAAGACTATAAATTAAAGAGTATGCCCCAACCACGTACATGACACATCTTTAATTTCTTTCCCACTAAGAAAACCCTTGAAGAGATTCATTAATCTTTAGCAATTCGTTTTTCTTCCCTTTTCTTTATACATGGTAACAACAAAAGAGGATTCCGATAATTAAAGCTTGGTCGCGGGATAAATAAAGTCTGATTAAGAATTATTTCTATAAGGAATTGAATTTGAGTTCTTCCGAATGATTCGTTCTAAGAGGAGTTAATTAATCAATTGAGTCCAACTCTTAGTTAGGATCCAAATTAAGAATTATTAATGATTGGATGAggagttttttataaaaagaatgtTTTTAATATGATAATGACACAAAGTTAGAATATTATTTGGACAcgtgaataaaaaaataatttgcttCTAAGATATTAAAGAACATAAGAccaatattgtaaaaaaaaaaaaacaaaaaacataccAAGAGTAGGAAAAGAAGGCTAGAACTTTATAAGCAAAGCACTAagatattaattttgttttttgggttCCCCTCTAACAGATCATATATCACTAAgatatatattttagtttagAGCCGTGCTATTTCCAGCGAAAGTTTCTTTCGTGAAATTCACGAACTAAAGCGGACCCaccatttttaatatatttaaaattaaaaataaaataaaataaataatgttttgttGTGTGTGCCAATTTGCCTCGTTAGTGCGCTAACTGATCCTCTGTAACCAAAACCATATATACTTTATAGGATTAACATCACCCACCGTTTAGTAACCTCTGTATTTTTATCTGTCATAACAGAACATACAAGAAAACTACTCGTCTCAAGGAGTGGTAACAACAAGCTAGTTCAACAGAACAGAAAAATATACATACCAAGACAGATATTTGTTGACAACAAATACAACTTAAATCTAACTTATTCTTTCTTTGTTGGAATTTCTTTGTGCTCAAATTCAGTTTTACCAAATGGTTATATGAACAAGCAGAACAGTGATATATACTATGAGCAAAAGACTCCCATGCATTATTAGATAATCATATATATGATTAGATGAACACTTTTACCACCTTTAAAATGATCATTATcaatagaaataaaaacatGGGTAACATCTCCAATCCCTGATAaagaaaattctttttcaaaacaaagtTACAACAAGAATAATTGTGGCATCATATTGGACAGCTTCAGGGTGATGGACCAGCAAACTGTTTCTCCATTGCATATGTTATTTGGGAATTACTTTTGGACATTTAAACATAAAAGTATCAATATTATATAGtttgttcttcattttcttGTCATGCCTTCGATCTTTTGATTCACTTATTAGTCTAGAATGTCATCATTGTGTttaattttgtgtttaattTAGAGGTGAGAATTTAATGAGTAGGCTTCATCCCCCTCTTTgaagcatttcatcaaacaactTCTGTGCCTGATATAGTTGATTGCAATCTTTGTGCTCATGGAACTACATACAGATTTCTCTGATTGTGTCACTTGCAGAGAAGGACCTCTCAAACCCCATATCCCGCGTCGTCGTTTTGATCTCTACAGTTGAATACTCAACCACCTTAAGTGTCTCTTTATTCAATCGTTCACACCCAAAAATTTGGGACATAGAAGttttatttgaaagaaaaattggaGAAGATTCCACAGTAAAGGGGATTTTGGCGGTGGAAAGAGGATGAGAGAGAAGATGTGAGTGGGGTCCATATGTGCCAGATCATTCGCAGTACATTCGTGAAGGCCAATTTCGTTATAATCAGCATTTCCCTTTAGTTTAAATTACCAATTAAAATATTACTCCGTAAATGACAATAAAGTTGTagaagtcaaaaaaaaaaatgtggccCCTTTGGAACAAAATATGGTCTGTTCTTTCTCAtctcacaaaaagaaaaagattgatCCCACAATGTTGATTCATGCATTTGCACAACTGGGCCTTGGCTCCACCCACGGGGACACGGGTGATTTCTTGATTTAGATGGGAATAAACATATCTATTTTGAGTTGCCATTAACCTGGTAACTAAATACACAATTTAGACTTTTaagatattgatttttttatttagactTTAGGCATTTTTGAAGTTCATATCATACCACTAAGGAATAAGGAATGTATTCTATATAATTCATAGTTTTCCCCGAAGTGGAtcattttgtaacattttattgaattaatttaAGCCTACAAGCCAAGACTATAAAGAGTAGGCCCCAACCACGTACATGACACATCAGTGACATTTAGTATGGTCAAGTATAAAACTTGTTCATGATAGACCAGTTTAGATTATTGGTTAGATTTTGAAgtcctattaaattttaacatACATTTCTCACACACACCATATCATTTATCCTCCTTGTTccccaccaccaccatcaaCCCGTACTCCAACAAAAATACTTGCACAAATTCGATCCAAAACAAATGTAAACGCAAATGTTCACCAAACTTAAATCCCCAAATCAAACAACGAATGCAAACTTGCAAATCACAAGAATAACATGCCACGTAAAAATGATTGAGGGATGGAGCACTTTGATAATGATTTAAGTGTACATTTGTTTCTTGCTTTTTAATTAGATTTGTGTAAATGTTTTTGTTGGAatgggtggttggtggtggtggtactCGTGGGGAAAATTATATGGTGCGAGAGATGTATGTTAAGCTTTAATGGGACTGCAAAATCTAACCAATAATCAAAAGTGGTCCTCATGAACAAATTTTATACTTGATCATACTAAATGCCACCTGACAGATCTTGCTTTCCCTCCCACTAAAAAAACCCTTGAAGAGATTCATCCTTTTAACAATTCGTTTTTCttcccttttcttttttacatgGTAACATCCAAGAAAATTAGGCAGGATATAAATTTAGAATGTCATTAATGATTGGAGGAGGAATGTTTTTAACATGATAATGACCCAAAGTGAGAAGGGAGATTCTAAGGTGGAGTCATACCTTGGACTCTTTTGATGAAGTCGCTTAAATTGATCAATAGAATACCACATCTATGCAAATCCATGAAATTTATGGCATATCAACCCCCAACAATTACCTTTGACTTATATGAGAAATCCGCACAAAGGAGTGGATATAAAGCACTTGGGCATTAGCTCAGTctcaaacaaataataaattatcaaatggttaattaataattatatttggtCAACTTTCTTATTATGTTAACTACACaatgcaaaaataaaatgtttgacaaaatataaaataagttaaattatTCAATATACATTTATTATTAACATTTGgtcaaattaatatttaacttttcaaagaaaaaaaggccCAGCTTCTTCATCAAGTTCGacgttatatatatatatatatatatatatatatatatatatatatatatatatatatatatatatatatatatatatatatatatatatatatatatatatatatatatatatatatatatatatatatatcatcttccatccttaattataagtaaaagtttatttttcagattcattgaataatcgATGAATTTGGTcaatattatagtctagattcatttgttattcaatgaatctgaaaagtaaACTTTTGCTTAGAATTAAGAATAGATGGAGTATATAACGGAAACAAACCATACATTCAATACCAATGTATCATTGATCTAGTGTGCAAATATGATGGTTTCAATGTCCAAAATTGTGTTCTTTGTTCCAATCTTACTAACTATTCTTCTTTCTTTGCAGTTCACAGATGGTAAAGCTAAACAATTCCTTCCTCCGATCATTCCTCCCCATCTTCATTTATACATTACGAACAACATAAGCAATACTCCACTCGGTGTTCACTGCAAAGACAAACATCATGATGCTGGATTTCGAACAATAAATTTTGGAGGAATTTATGAGTTCGAATTTACGCCAAAACCCATTTTTAGAGTTACCTTATGGTGGTGTCGATTTTCATGGGACAGTGTATTTCAATACTTTGATATTTATGTACAAAAACGTGATGTTGATTATTGCGGTAAAGAATGTCATTGGGCAATAAACAAATCCGGTCCATGTAGGGTTAGGCCGACATATTCAGAATGTTATCCTTGGAATCCAAAAGTTGTTGAGAATAATACTCTTAATATGTTTTTgaacaattaaaacaaaaatcgtAGAAATAAATAATACTCTTATATGTAACTTGATCAATTTATTACTTCTTAAAATTTATGTAATTTGAAGAATAAAAATAGTTAATGAAATATAGTTTAGAGCCAATGTTTCTTCTTCAgagccattttttttttttttcttcatacatTTTTAAGATATTATCTCTCTCCGCCTCGAATTGCCTCATGTCCTTGTCTTGGGATAATTTGACCGCCACATCAACAAAGTCAAATGCAATAGGAGACCAAAATCTTTAGAACTTAACAATAGGGATGTTAAATttctgaattttaaaatagggggttAAATTTCTATTGTATTTATGAATTACTAGTGGCCAAACGGGCACGTTCCGTGCCCTTGATCCGTATTTTTTATTCTGCTAACGTGTATATATTTGACTATTAtgtgtggaaaaaaaaatcatttgaaaaatacaCACATTGTAGtagaaaaaagacaaaaaaaattcagaaccATAAGTaatacaaaaaattttaaaaaacaaacatgttagcaatagaaatcaaataaaaagcTATTAAACCACTTAAAAAATGCAAACATTGTAGCataaattgaaagagaaaagaaaacaaaaattctatttttttttccaaatactCCAATAGAAAGCACTTGCTCCATGTATATGTTTGTTGATCCCATGATCATGCATTAATTTGTGAAGACAAACATTCACATTATCCATACTTGAATGAAACTTTGGATAGAAAATTGTATCCTACAAAAATAAACGTTCACAtttactccttttttttttcatcgaCAATGCtgcttaaattaaattaaatttacatttAAAGTAGATATGTTATTACTTTAATGATTCTTATGAATTTGTAGTTCAGTTGAAGGTGAAAGTACACGGATCATTCAAAACTTGAGAGTCTaagctggaaaaaaaaaattgttcgaAAGGGTGTGCTACAAATTTATTTAACGTAAAATGCTTGACTTTGTTAAAGCACATAGGTATTACGGTCAATCCTTGATTGAAACATATCTCTAAAATGGTAATCCTCCATCAAGAATGAAATGAACCACTTGTAAATAAAACATAGCAAAAAGATGGCATCTTAAAGAGAAATGACACAGGGTGTTTCTTTAAACAAACATGGAGTGCACTTTGGGGCTATTTCATATggatgtatttattttttaaccgCTCCAAGATACAGTTTATTACAATCTCAAAAGTTAATATATGAAATTTGATAGAATATAAAGTAAATAGCAAACTATAGCAATTTAGAATAGATACCTCTATATTTGAATCTTCTTTTTTGTCAACAAATTATACTTCCTTAGATGAAACTATAAAAATTggtaaagataaaaaaaaaatcattgagaaaaggaataaaaatgaaatttgtaccgaagataaaaaaaaatacattgagaaaaggaataaaaatgatttatagGATGCCCAGTCTTATATTCAATTAGAATACGGGTAGACTATCTCAAAGCAGTCCATGATTGTATACATATGAGCAATGCGTACCAACATATAAATTTTCACATACTCTCTATTCAGTGTTTTGAAATCTATGCAACATATAACTAATTTCATgtcttgttgaagaaaatagaGACTAAACCAATACAAAGACAAACCTGAATATGCTTATTGTGTagccatcatcatcatcatactATAAAACTCAAATTCTTAATAGAAAACAGGAATGAAtatgaagaagaaatgaagagTAGTTGGTTAATTTTGGAAGTTAGTAGAGAGTTGGTTTTAGAAGGGAGTTGGTTTTATATTTAAAGACGAAGAAAAGATTTACATTGTTTCAAATATAACtaatatttctttcttttttttaaacggCAAAATTCGTATAGATATACATATTTATATGTAATGAAAACAAGTATAAGAGGTATTCACCCCACAATAGTAGGATCCAAACAAATAATACTCAACCCAAATATAAATGACATAACCAAAAAACTATCTCAATCCTATCTTACTATATACAA
It contains:
- the LOC123910678 gene encoding uncharacterized protein LOC123910678, which encodes MTTRGHQPPHPQPNGGGEQRLRPPPPPSSYSNGYHQQQQQQHPQYYPRTPARSSSSASLKGCCCCLFLLLSFLALLVLAIVLIILLAVKPKKPQFDLQSVGVQYVGITPNNPTGTTASLSLTIRLLFTASNPNKVGIKYGESRFTVMYRGIPLGKASVPGFYQEAHTMRQVVATIGVDRVNLLQADAADLIRDASLNDRVELRVLGDVGAKIRVMNFDSPNVQVSVDCAIAISPRKQSLTYKQCGFDGLSV